One window of the Canis aureus isolate CA01 chromosome 1, VMU_Caureus_v.1.0, whole genome shotgun sequence genome contains the following:
- the AKAP12 gene encoding A-kinase anchor protein 12 isoform X3: MGAGSSTEQRSPEQPEAGSTTPAEPQPGGGGLAAEAAPGEPGDPAIAAADPATKLLQKNGQLSSANGLAEEEEFSPQEGALNGQEEEVTVTDVGQRESEDVSERDSEKDMAAGSVVVQDITKDGQEEMPETIEQIPSSESNLEELIQPTEAQANDVGFKKVFKFVGFKFTVKKDKTEKSDTVQLLTVKKDEGEGVGGADGAGDHQEPSQETGEATAKESELKQSTEKPEETLKSEQSSTQISLQAESGQAAEEGKDEGEEKQKEPTKSPDSPTSPVASETASPFKKFFTQGWAGWRKKTSFRKPKEDELEASEKKKEQEPEKVDTEGQEKTEDSPEKLAAPEQAHPPEPTDSANAARLSAEYEKVELPSEDQVQGPPEEKPAPLATEVFDDKVEIVAEVHVSMTEKTEEQRAEVEEVVEPLPSEKVAETPAEELVKTKDVCAPGGDHTRPSDLSPDDKVTTAHPEGVVSEVDMLSSQERIKVQGSPLKKLFTSTGLKKLSGKKQKGKRGGGDEESGEHHQVAAESPDSTDEQKGESSASSPEEPEEITCLEKGIADAHQDGEAEEGAVSDGEKKREGVTPWASFKKMVTPKKRVRRLSESDKEDELDKVKSATLSSTESAASELQEEAKGNGEEQKPEEPKRKVDTSVSWEALICVGSSKKRARKASSSDDEGEPKAVGGDSQKPDDAGKDKETGPDAALAGSQEHDQGPGSSSPEQAGSPTEGEGVSTWESFKRLVTPRKKSKSKLEEKSEESVTGSGVEHSASDAEPGKEESWVSIKKFIPGRRKKRSDGKPEQTAVEDAGPAEVNEEDSDVPAVVPLSEYDAVEREKIEAQQAQKSEEQPEQKAAVSVSEELSTDLVRGVTVTVLDGARALTNVEERSPSWISASVTEPLDETEDEAKPLTEDVFEGEVLAEETSVTKPLPEGQDAIDDTVVSEAELTSEAVTAAEATGALCAEEAAEASGAEETADMVSAVSQLTDSPDTTEVATPVQEVEGGVPRLEDQERRTQEVLQAVAEKVREESPLPDTRGPEDTTRTTRGVEAEIPEKVEEAEEDSQRQDLKKETEVALEERAQETKPETLAQGEVIVQATPESLEKVPQVTDSVESSELRTTCQAETLVGATSESILEQAVAPDSAETLTDSETNGSTPVADFEALHVTQPEQIPGMHEGPEVASGAPPQVTEAEAVPAPEEGPPAPSSFPSEEEDKGHSKREEILERTDKEVSVEAVPTLSKTDVIEEEGQFADRESKDEALVDGPDVTAAPETTISQEETSDLALQDEATEDPEFQKKEDDTEVQSRTPSPSPVGRELVVQVEKEEIEAKPTQATEEELEQKPTVTVSEELSKELVQTVRVAVIDGEKEVTIWEESCPQLVEEAAVCTEVQVQSSEPLPLTAAVVEEKVLGEAVKSVDASETLEPAGAHLAPEEESSTKDEGLTAQPGAVEVPTGTEARPEPGPGTAPGTASAEPDGGTSAAPEGEKTTPQRQTSEEEDGPAACQEVPAREEDLKAENDLSKLQTESSKLVQNVIQTVVGQLGGAEETAADLQTQAQPLTADGQEASSEARPHVETEGGELQASAPDGTHTVDAKEEPPLTAVEQTPSEVSEASEAVSEAPEKITAIEVESSSVHDQQLEEAALPSEEKKETARTEPVPEDCDGAGSEGRIEESLFESQEDKKGDEVDDPESHHSCSPLEDSEAPGDVSQEAPDTDGPTGKKKEGGQEVEFQEAKVHSEPEDEIQTQTRDETQKQEGEPAKSEPTGS, from the coding sequence TTGGACAGAGAGAGTCTGAAGATGTGAGTGAAAGAGACTCAGAAAAAGACATGGCTGCTGGTTCCGTAGTTGTTCAGGACATCACAAAGGATGGGCAGGAGGAGATGCCTGAAACCATCGAACAGATTCCTTCTTCAGAAAGCAATTTAGAAGAGCTGATACAACCTACTGAGGCCCAGGCTAATGATGTTGGATTTAAGAAGGTGTTTAAGTTTGTCGGCTTTAAATTCACTGTAAAAAAGGATAAGACCGAGAAGTCTGACACTGTCCAGCTACTCACTGTCAAAAAAGATGAAGGTGaaggagtgggaggagcagatggGGCTGGTGACCACCAGGAGCCCAGCCAGGAGACTGGAGAAGCAACAGCCAAAGAAAGTGAACTGAAACAATCCACAGAGAAACCTGAAGAAACCCTTAAAAGTGAGCAAAGCAGCACACAAATTTCTCTTCAGGCTGAGTCTGGTCAAGCAGCAGAAGAAGGCAAAGATGAAGgcgaagaaaagcagaaagaaccCACCAAATCTCCAGACTCTCCCACTAGTCCAGTGGCCAGTGAAACAGCGTCACCCTTCAAAAAATTCTTCACTCAAGGTTGGGCCGGCTGGAGAAAAAAGACCAGTTTCAGGAAGCCTAAGGAGGATGAGCTGGAAgcttcagagaagaaaaaggagcaaGAGCCAGAAAAAGTAGACACAGAAGGACAGGAAAAGACCGAAGATTCCCCTGAGAAGTTGGCTGCCCCTGAACAGGCGCACCCACCGGAGCCCACCGACAGTGCTAACGCGGCCAGATTGTCAGCGGAATATGAAAAAGTGGAGCTGCCCTCTGAAGATCAAGTGCAGGGACCTCCTGAAGAGAAACCTGCCCCTTTAGCAACAGAAGTATTTGATGATAAAGTAGAGATTGTTGCCGAAGTCCACGTTAGCATGACAGAGAAGACCGAAGAGCAGAGAGCTGAGGTAGAAGAAGTAGTAGAGCCCTTACCATCTGAAAAAGTGGCGGAAACACCTGCTGAGGAGCTGGTGAAGACCAAAGACGTGTGCGCCCCTGGAGGGGACCACACCCGGCCAAGCGACCTAAGCCCCGATGACAAAGTGACGACTGCACACCCTGAGGGCGTCGTGAGTGAAGTGGACATGCTGTCCTCGCAAGAGAGAATAAAGGTGCAAGGAAGCcctttaaagaaactttttacTAGCACTGGCTTAAAAAAGCTTtctggaaagaaacagaaagggaaaagaggaggaggggatgaaGAGTCGGGGGAACACCATCAAGTTGCAGCAGAGTCTCCAGACAGTACAGATGAACAGAAGGGCGAGAGCTCCGCTTCATCCCCTGAGGAACCAGAGGAGATTACGTGTCTGGAGAAAGGCATCGCGGACGCCCACCAGGATGGCGAAGCTGAGGAAGGAGCTGTTTCTgatggggaaaagaagagagaaggtgtTACTCCCTGGGCGTCTTTCAAGAAGATGGTGACGCCCAAGAAACGTGTTAGGCGGCTTTCAGAGAGTGATAAAGAAGATGAATTGGATAAAGTCAAGAGTGCCACCTTGTCTTCCACGGAGAGCGCGGCCTCTGAGTTGCAGGAGGAAGcgaaaggaaatggagaagagcAGAAACCAGAAGAACCGAAGCGCAAAGTTGACACTTCGGTATCTTGGGAAGCTTTAATTTGTGTGGGATCATCcaagaaaagagcaagaaaagcaTCATCTTCTGATGATGAAGGGGAACCAAAAGCCGTGGGAGGAGACAGCCAGAAACCAGATGATgcaggaaaagacaaagaaaccgGACCAGACGCTGCCCTTGCTGGTTCCCAAGAACATGATCAAGGGCCAGGAAGCTCCTCACCTGAGCAAGCTGGAAGCCCCACCGAAGGGGAGGGAGTTTCCACCTGGGAGTCCTTTAAACGATTAGTCACTCCAAGGAAAAAATCGAAGTCAAAACTGGAAGAGAAAAGTGAAGAGTCTGTAACTGGGTCTGGTGTAGAACATTCAGCTTCAGATGCAGAACCTGGGAAAGAAGAGTCTTGGGTTTCGATTAAGAAATTCATTCCCGGACGACGGAAGAAAAGGTCCGATGGGAAACCAGAACAAACCGCTGTGGAAGACGCAGGACCAGCAGAGGTCAATGAAGAGGATTCCGATGTCCCGGCCGTGGTTCCCCTGTCCGAGTATGATGCagtagaaagggagaaaatcGAAGCCCAGCAGGCCCAAAAAAGTGAGGAGCAGCCTGAGCAGAAGGCCGCTGTTTCTGTGTCAGAGGAGCTCAGTACGGATCTGGTACGTGGGGTCACGGTGACTGTCCTTGACGGGGCAAGGGCTCTTACCAATGTGGAAGAAAGGTCGCCATCTTGGATATCCGCTTCGGTGACAGAGCCTCTTGACGAAACGGAAGATGAAGCCAAACCCCTAACCGAGGACGTGTTTGAAGGAGAAGTCCTTGCAGAGGAAACCTCTGTTACCAAACCTCTACCAGAGGGTCAAGATGCCATTGATGACACAGTCGTGAGTGAGGCGGAATTAACTTCGGAAGCTGTGACAGCCGCGGAAGCTACCGGGGCCCTTTGTGCTGAAGAAGCAGCAGAGGCATCTGGTGCTGAAGAGACCGCCGACATGGTGTCCGCTGTTTCTCAGCTAACGGACTCTCCAGACACCACAGAGGTAGCAACGCCTGTTCAGGAGGTGGAAGGTGGCGTACCACGCCTGGAAGACCAAGAGAGGCGGACTCAAGAGGTCCTGCAGGCAGTTGcagaaaaagtgagagaagaaTCACCACTGCCTGACACCAGAGGGCCAGAAGACACCACTCGGACAACGCGGGGAGTAGAAGCCGAGATACCAGAGAAGGTGGAGGAAGCGGAAGAGGATTCACAAAGGCAAGACCTGAAGAAAGAGACGGAGGTAGCGCTGGAAGAACGTGCACAAGAAACTAAACCTGAGACTTTGGCACAAGGGGAAGTAATCGTACAGGCCACCCCAGAAAGCTTGGAGAAAGTTCCTCAAGTCACAGACAGCGTGGAGTCCAGTGAGCTTAGAACCACTTGTCAAGCTGAAACCCTGGTTGGGGCAACATCAGAATCGATTCTGGAACAGGCTGTTGCCCCGGACTCAGCTGAAACCCTCACAGACAGCGAGACCAACGGGAGCACCCCAGTAGCTGATTTTGAAGCTCTCCATGTAACACAACCAGAGCAGATCCCGGGGATGCACGAAGGTCCTGAGGTTGCATCGGGCGCACCGCCCCAGGTCACAGAAGCAGAGGCAGTTCCTGCACCCGAAGAGGGGCCTCCAGCACCTTCTAGTTTCCCATCCGAAGAAGAAGATAAAGGACATTCAAAAAGGGAAGAGATTCTAGAACGCACGGACAAAGAGGTATCGGTGGAAGCTGTACCCACTCTTTCAAAGACCGACGTGATAGAAGAGGAAGGCCAGTTCGCCGATAGGGAAAGCAAAGACGAAGCTCTCGTCGACGGCCCTGATGTGACAGCGGCCCCTGAAACAACCATCAGTCAGGAAGAGACGAGTGACCTTGCCCTTCAAGATGAAGCTACTGAAGACCCCGAATTTCAGAAGAAGGAGGATGATACCGAAGTCCAGAGCCGTACACCCTCTCCCAGCCCGGTGGGGAGAGAGCTGGTAGTTCAAGtagaaaaggaggaaatagaaGCAAAGCCAACCCAAGCCACCGAAGAAGAACTTGAGCAAAAACCCACCGTGACCGTCTCTGAGGAGCTTAGCAAGGAACTGGTGCAGACAGTTAGGGTGGCCGTCATCGACGGGGAAAAGGAGGTTACCATTTGGGAAGAGAGTTGTCCCCAGCTAGTTGAAGAGGCAGCGGTATGCACAGAAGTCCAAGTGCAGAGCTCTGAACCGTTACCTCTAACAGCCGCAGTGGTGGAGGAGAAGGTCTTGGGAGAAGCTGTCAAGAGTGTAGACGCCAGTGAGACCCTGGAACCTGCGGGCGCACATTTAGCCCCAGAAGAAGAATCCTCCACAAAGGATGAAGGCCTGACGGCCCAGCCAGGGGCGGTCGAGGTGCCCACGGGGACTGAGGCTCGGCCGGAACCTGGACCGGGAACTGCCCCGGGAACCGCATCAGCTGAGCCTGACGGAGGCACGAGCGCTGCCCCGGAAGGAGAGAAAACCACCCCCCAGAGACAGACCTCAGAGGAAGAGGACGGGCCGGCTGCTTGCCAGGAAGTCCCGGCAAGAGAGGAGGATCTAAAGGCTGAAAACGACCTTTCGAAACTTCAGACCGAGAGTAGTAAACTTGTACAGAATGTGATCCAGACAGTTGTTGGTCAGTTAGGAGGCGCGGAAGAAACAGCCGCGGACCTCCAGACCCAGGCTCAGCCGCTGACGGCGGACGGCCAGGAGGCCAGCTCGGAGGCCAGGCCGCACGTTGAGACGGAAGGAGGCGAGCTTCAGGCCTCTGCACCAGATGGAACCCACACTGTTGACGCCAAAGAAGAACCCCCACTAACCGCTGTGGAGCAGACCCCTTCTGAGGTTTCTGAAGCCTCGGAAGCTGTGAGTGAAGCTCCAGAAAAGATCACAGCCATCGAGGTAGAAAGTTCGAGCGTCCATGACCAGCAGCTTGAAGAGGCAGCTCTCCcatctgaagaaaagaaagaaacagccaGAACCGAGCCTGTCCCAGAAGATTGTGATGGTGCCGGGTCAGAAGGAAGGATAGAGGAGTCGCTCTTTGAATCCCAAGAAGATAAAAAAGGTGATGAGGTTGATGACCCTGAGAGCCACCACTCGTGCTCACCCCTGGAAGATTCTGAGGCCCCAGGAGACGTAAGCCAAGAGGCCCCGGACACGGATGGACCAACAGGCAAAAAGAAGGAAGGTGGCCAGGAAGTAGAATTCCAGGAAGCCAAAGTCCACAGCGAGCCAGAAGATGAGATTCAAACCCAAACACGGGACGAGACACAGAAACAAGAGGGAGAACCGGCCAAATCAGAACCCACAGGATCCTAA
- the AKAP12 gene encoding A-kinase anchor protein 12 isoform X2, translated as MLGIITITVGQRESEDVSERDSEKDMAAGSVVVQDITKDGQEEMPETIEQIPSSESNLEELIQPTEAQANDVGFKKVFKFVGFKFTVKKDKTEKSDTVQLLTVKKDEGEGVGGADGAGDHQEPSQETGEATAKESELKQSTEKPEETLKSEQSSTQISLQAESGQAAEEGKDEGEEKQKEPTKSPDSPTSPVASETASPFKKFFTQGWAGWRKKTSFRKPKEDELEASEKKKEQEPEKVDTEGQEKTEDSPEKLAAPEQAHPPEPTDSANAARLSAEYEKVELPSEDQVQGPPEEKPAPLATEVFDDKVEIVAEVHVSMTEKTEEQRAEVEEVVEPLPSEKVAETPAEELVKTKDVCAPGGDHTRPSDLSPDDKVTTAHPEGVVSEVDMLSSQERIKVQGSPLKKLFTSTGLKKLSGKKQKGKRGGGDEESGEHHQVAAESPDSTDEQKGESSASSPEEPEEITCLEKGIADAHQDGEAEEGAVSDGEKKREGVTPWASFKKMVTPKKRVRRLSESDKEDELDKVKSATLSSTESAASELQEEAKGNGEEQKPEEPKRKVDTSVSWEALICVGSSKKRARKASSSDDEGEPKAVGGDSQKPDDAGKDKETGPDAALAGSQEHDQGPGSSSPEQAGSPTEGEGVSTWESFKRLVTPRKKSKSKLEEKSEESVTGSGVEHSASDAEPGKEESWVSIKKFIPGRRKKRSDGKPEQTAVEDAGPAEVNEEDSDVPAVVPLSEYDAVEREKIEAQQAQKSEEQPEQKAAVSVSEELSTDLVRGVTVTVLDGARALTNVEERSPSWISASVTEPLDETEDEAKPLTEDVFEGEVLAEETSVTKPLPEGQDAIDDTVVSEAELTSEAVTAAEATGALCAEEAAEASGAEETADMVSAVSQLTDSPDTTEVATPVQEVEGGVPRLEDQERRTQEVLQAVAEKVREESPLPDTRGPEDTTRTTRGVEAEIPEKVEEAEEDSQRQDLKKETEVALEERAQETKPETLAQGEVIVQATPESLEKVPQVTDSVESSELRTTCQAETLVGATSESILEQAVAPDSAETLTDSETNGSTPVADFEALHVTQPEQIPGMHEGPEVASGAPPQVTEAEAVPAPEEGPPAPSSFPSEEEDKGHSKREEILERTDKEVSVEAVPTLSKTDVIEEEGQFADRESKDEALVDGPDVTAAPETTISQEETSDLALQDEATEDPEFQKKEDDTEVQSRTPSPSPVGRELVVQVEKEEIEAKPTQATEEELEQKPTVTVSEELSKELVQTVRVAVIDGEKEVTIWEESCPQLVEEAAVCTEVQVQSSEPLPLTAAVVEEKVLGEAVKSVDASETLEPAGAHLAPEEESSTKDEGLTAQPGAVEVPTGTEARPEPGPGTAPGTASAEPDGGTSAAPEGEKTTPQRQTSEEEDGPAACQEVPAREEDLKAENDLSKLQTESSKLVQNVIQTVVGQLGGAEETAADLQTQAQPLTADGQEASSEARPHVETEGGELQASAPDGTHTVDAKEEPPLTAVEQTPSEVSEASEAVSEAPEKITAIEVESSSVHDQQLEEAALPSEEKKETARTEPVPEDCDGAGSEGRIEESLFESQEDKKGDEVDDPESHHSCSPLEDSEAPGDVSQEAPDTDGPTGKKKEGGQEVEFQEAKVHSEPEDEIQTQTRDETQKQEGEPAKSEPTGS; from the coding sequence TTGGACAGAGAGAGTCTGAAGATGTGAGTGAAAGAGACTCAGAAAAAGACATGGCTGCTGGTTCCGTAGTTGTTCAGGACATCACAAAGGATGGGCAGGAGGAGATGCCTGAAACCATCGAACAGATTCCTTCTTCAGAAAGCAATTTAGAAGAGCTGATACAACCTACTGAGGCCCAGGCTAATGATGTTGGATTTAAGAAGGTGTTTAAGTTTGTCGGCTTTAAATTCACTGTAAAAAAGGATAAGACCGAGAAGTCTGACACTGTCCAGCTACTCACTGTCAAAAAAGATGAAGGTGaaggagtgggaggagcagatggGGCTGGTGACCACCAGGAGCCCAGCCAGGAGACTGGAGAAGCAACAGCCAAAGAAAGTGAACTGAAACAATCCACAGAGAAACCTGAAGAAACCCTTAAAAGTGAGCAAAGCAGCACACAAATTTCTCTTCAGGCTGAGTCTGGTCAAGCAGCAGAAGAAGGCAAAGATGAAGgcgaagaaaagcagaaagaaccCACCAAATCTCCAGACTCTCCCACTAGTCCAGTGGCCAGTGAAACAGCGTCACCCTTCAAAAAATTCTTCACTCAAGGTTGGGCCGGCTGGAGAAAAAAGACCAGTTTCAGGAAGCCTAAGGAGGATGAGCTGGAAgcttcagagaagaaaaaggagcaaGAGCCAGAAAAAGTAGACACAGAAGGACAGGAAAAGACCGAAGATTCCCCTGAGAAGTTGGCTGCCCCTGAACAGGCGCACCCACCGGAGCCCACCGACAGTGCTAACGCGGCCAGATTGTCAGCGGAATATGAAAAAGTGGAGCTGCCCTCTGAAGATCAAGTGCAGGGACCTCCTGAAGAGAAACCTGCCCCTTTAGCAACAGAAGTATTTGATGATAAAGTAGAGATTGTTGCCGAAGTCCACGTTAGCATGACAGAGAAGACCGAAGAGCAGAGAGCTGAGGTAGAAGAAGTAGTAGAGCCCTTACCATCTGAAAAAGTGGCGGAAACACCTGCTGAGGAGCTGGTGAAGACCAAAGACGTGTGCGCCCCTGGAGGGGACCACACCCGGCCAAGCGACCTAAGCCCCGATGACAAAGTGACGACTGCACACCCTGAGGGCGTCGTGAGTGAAGTGGACATGCTGTCCTCGCAAGAGAGAATAAAGGTGCAAGGAAGCcctttaaagaaactttttacTAGCACTGGCTTAAAAAAGCTTtctggaaagaaacagaaagggaaaagaggaggaggggatgaaGAGTCGGGGGAACACCATCAAGTTGCAGCAGAGTCTCCAGACAGTACAGATGAACAGAAGGGCGAGAGCTCCGCTTCATCCCCTGAGGAACCAGAGGAGATTACGTGTCTGGAGAAAGGCATCGCGGACGCCCACCAGGATGGCGAAGCTGAGGAAGGAGCTGTTTCTgatggggaaaagaagagagaaggtgtTACTCCCTGGGCGTCTTTCAAGAAGATGGTGACGCCCAAGAAACGTGTTAGGCGGCTTTCAGAGAGTGATAAAGAAGATGAATTGGATAAAGTCAAGAGTGCCACCTTGTCTTCCACGGAGAGCGCGGCCTCTGAGTTGCAGGAGGAAGcgaaaggaaatggagaagagcAGAAACCAGAAGAACCGAAGCGCAAAGTTGACACTTCGGTATCTTGGGAAGCTTTAATTTGTGTGGGATCATCcaagaaaagagcaagaaaagcaTCATCTTCTGATGATGAAGGGGAACCAAAAGCCGTGGGAGGAGACAGCCAGAAACCAGATGATgcaggaaaagacaaagaaaccgGACCAGACGCTGCCCTTGCTGGTTCCCAAGAACATGATCAAGGGCCAGGAAGCTCCTCACCTGAGCAAGCTGGAAGCCCCACCGAAGGGGAGGGAGTTTCCACCTGGGAGTCCTTTAAACGATTAGTCACTCCAAGGAAAAAATCGAAGTCAAAACTGGAAGAGAAAAGTGAAGAGTCTGTAACTGGGTCTGGTGTAGAACATTCAGCTTCAGATGCAGAACCTGGGAAAGAAGAGTCTTGGGTTTCGATTAAGAAATTCATTCCCGGACGACGGAAGAAAAGGTCCGATGGGAAACCAGAACAAACCGCTGTGGAAGACGCAGGACCAGCAGAGGTCAATGAAGAGGATTCCGATGTCCCGGCCGTGGTTCCCCTGTCCGAGTATGATGCagtagaaagggagaaaatcGAAGCCCAGCAGGCCCAAAAAAGTGAGGAGCAGCCTGAGCAGAAGGCCGCTGTTTCTGTGTCAGAGGAGCTCAGTACGGATCTGGTACGTGGGGTCACGGTGACTGTCCTTGACGGGGCAAGGGCTCTTACCAATGTGGAAGAAAGGTCGCCATCTTGGATATCCGCTTCGGTGACAGAGCCTCTTGACGAAACGGAAGATGAAGCCAAACCCCTAACCGAGGACGTGTTTGAAGGAGAAGTCCTTGCAGAGGAAACCTCTGTTACCAAACCTCTACCAGAGGGTCAAGATGCCATTGATGACACAGTCGTGAGTGAGGCGGAATTAACTTCGGAAGCTGTGACAGCCGCGGAAGCTACCGGGGCCCTTTGTGCTGAAGAAGCAGCAGAGGCATCTGGTGCTGAAGAGACCGCCGACATGGTGTCCGCTGTTTCTCAGCTAACGGACTCTCCAGACACCACAGAGGTAGCAACGCCTGTTCAGGAGGTGGAAGGTGGCGTACCACGCCTGGAAGACCAAGAGAGGCGGACTCAAGAGGTCCTGCAGGCAGTTGcagaaaaagtgagagaagaaTCACCACTGCCTGACACCAGAGGGCCAGAAGACACCACTCGGACAACGCGGGGAGTAGAAGCCGAGATACCAGAGAAGGTGGAGGAAGCGGAAGAGGATTCACAAAGGCAAGACCTGAAGAAAGAGACGGAGGTAGCGCTGGAAGAACGTGCACAAGAAACTAAACCTGAGACTTTGGCACAAGGGGAAGTAATCGTACAGGCCACCCCAGAAAGCTTGGAGAAAGTTCCTCAAGTCACAGACAGCGTGGAGTCCAGTGAGCTTAGAACCACTTGTCAAGCTGAAACCCTGGTTGGGGCAACATCAGAATCGATTCTGGAACAGGCTGTTGCCCCGGACTCAGCTGAAACCCTCACAGACAGCGAGACCAACGGGAGCACCCCAGTAGCTGATTTTGAAGCTCTCCATGTAACACAACCAGAGCAGATCCCGGGGATGCACGAAGGTCCTGAGGTTGCATCGGGCGCACCGCCCCAGGTCACAGAAGCAGAGGCAGTTCCTGCACCCGAAGAGGGGCCTCCAGCACCTTCTAGTTTCCCATCCGAAGAAGAAGATAAAGGACATTCAAAAAGGGAAGAGATTCTAGAACGCACGGACAAAGAGGTATCGGTGGAAGCTGTACCCACTCTTTCAAAGACCGACGTGATAGAAGAGGAAGGCCAGTTCGCCGATAGGGAAAGCAAAGACGAAGCTCTCGTCGACGGCCCTGATGTGACAGCGGCCCCTGAAACAACCATCAGTCAGGAAGAGACGAGTGACCTTGCCCTTCAAGATGAAGCTACTGAAGACCCCGAATTTCAGAAGAAGGAGGATGATACCGAAGTCCAGAGCCGTACACCCTCTCCCAGCCCGGTGGGGAGAGAGCTGGTAGTTCAAGtagaaaaggaggaaatagaaGCAAAGCCAACCCAAGCCACCGAAGAAGAACTTGAGCAAAAACCCACCGTGACCGTCTCTGAGGAGCTTAGCAAGGAACTGGTGCAGACAGTTAGGGTGGCCGTCATCGACGGGGAAAAGGAGGTTACCATTTGGGAAGAGAGTTGTCCCCAGCTAGTTGAAGAGGCAGCGGTATGCACAGAAGTCCAAGTGCAGAGCTCTGAACCGTTACCTCTAACAGCCGCAGTGGTGGAGGAGAAGGTCTTGGGAGAAGCTGTCAAGAGTGTAGACGCCAGTGAGACCCTGGAACCTGCGGGCGCACATTTAGCCCCAGAAGAAGAATCCTCCACAAAGGATGAAGGCCTGACGGCCCAGCCAGGGGCGGTCGAGGTGCCCACGGGGACTGAGGCTCGGCCGGAACCTGGACCGGGAACTGCCCCGGGAACCGCATCAGCTGAGCCTGACGGAGGCACGAGCGCTGCCCCGGAAGGAGAGAAAACCACCCCCCAGAGACAGACCTCAGAGGAAGAGGACGGGCCGGCTGCTTGCCAGGAAGTCCCGGCAAGAGAGGAGGATCTAAAGGCTGAAAACGACCTTTCGAAACTTCAGACCGAGAGTAGTAAACTTGTACAGAATGTGATCCAGACAGTTGTTGGTCAGTTAGGAGGCGCGGAAGAAACAGCCGCGGACCTCCAGACCCAGGCTCAGCCGCTGACGGCGGACGGCCAGGAGGCCAGCTCGGAGGCCAGGCCGCACGTTGAGACGGAAGGAGGCGAGCTTCAGGCCTCTGCACCAGATGGAACCCACACTGTTGACGCCAAAGAAGAACCCCCACTAACCGCTGTGGAGCAGACCCCTTCTGAGGTTTCTGAAGCCTCGGAAGCTGTGAGTGAAGCTCCAGAAAAGATCACAGCCATCGAGGTAGAAAGTTCGAGCGTCCATGACCAGCAGCTTGAAGAGGCAGCTCTCCcatctgaagaaaagaaagaaacagccaGAACCGAGCCTGTCCCAGAAGATTGTGATGGTGCCGGGTCAGAAGGAAGGATAGAGGAGTCGCTCTTTGAATCCCAAGAAGATAAAAAAGGTGATGAGGTTGATGACCCTGAGAGCCACCACTCGTGCTCACCCCTGGAAGATTCTGAGGCCCCAGGAGACGTAAGCCAAGAGGCCCCGGACACGGATGGACCAACAGGCAAAAAGAAGGAAGGTGGCCAGGAAGTAGAATTCCAGGAAGCCAAAGTCCACAGCGAGCCAGAAGATGAGATTCAAACCCAAACACGGGACGAGACACAGAAACAAGAGGGAGAACCGGCCAAATCAGAACCCACAGGATCCTAA